One genomic segment of Methanothermococcus okinawensis IH1 includes these proteins:
- the rbr gene encoding rubrerythrin, with protein sequence MKETITNLIKAYIGESLARNRYTCYAKIAKSEGYEQISEIFLLTAENEREHGKWLFYLITELKKKYNIGGDSLKVDDIEVPVVLGNTAENLKASIEGEHYENTEMYPTFAEIAEKEGLNDIAERLRAIAIAEKHHEERFKKLLKEIENEAVFKKNKEVEWVCRKCGYVHVGEEPPKECPSCSHPTKYFEILCEKY encoded by the coding sequence ATGAAAGAAACCATTACAAATTTGATAAAGGCATATATCGGGGAAAGTTTGGCTAGAAATAGATATACATGCTATGCCAAGATAGCAAAAAGTGAAGGATATGAACAGATTTCGGAAATATTTCTATTAACCGCAGAAAATGAAAGAGAACATGGTAAATGGCTGTTTTATTTAATCACTGAATTAAAAAAGAAATATAATATCGGTGGAGATTCTTTAAAAGTAGATGATATTGAAGTTCCAGTTGTTTTAGGGAATACTGCTGAAAATTTGAAGGCATCTATTGAAGGGGAACATTACGAAAATACTGAAATGTATCCTACATTTGCTGAAATAGCAGAAAAAGAAGGATTAAACGATATTGCAGAACGGCTGAGAGCTATTGCAATTGCAGAGAAGCATCATGAGGAAAGATTCAAAAAATTATTAAAAGAAATTGAAAATGAAGCAGTATTTAAGAAAAATAAAGAAGTTGAGTGGGTATGTAGGAAATGTGGGTATGTTCATGTTGGAGAAGAGCCACCAAAAGAATGTCCATCATGCAGTCATCCAACCAAATATTTTGAAATATTATGTGAAAAATATTAG
- a CDS encoding topoisomerase DNA-binding C4 zinc finger domain-containing protein — MDELFKTLTSNMHFNATALSDKTWNQNWRVPEGLISIIGLKNGKSPVFYYGVTKNCKENYVLKKGISDNKNKFINARLYFKFDRADIIEKEKYVVANGFNGLLLCIKIDKEKFINTFERMLMEKYNSGDEHIIDVLERMKERNMFNSVEESARYIANRDYNWLIGRLKYKAGLFNYSGQGYWLLPLKTKMEITKGFEITNNELIVDLENTELFKNYLIYVDVKNNIIRYNKSRLCKSGYSFVDEVRKQMHDDICPWCGGKLRLVKTKRGEFLGCSNYPNCLYRRFLKK; from the coding sequence ATGGATGAATTATTTAAAACACTAACAAGCAATATGCACTTTAATGCAACGGCATTAAGTGATAAAACATGGAATCAAAATTGGAGAGTTCCTGAGGGGCTTATATCAATAATCGGATTAAAAAATGGAAAAAGTCCAGTTTTTTATTATGGTGTTACAAAAAACTGTAAAGAGAATTATGTGCTGAAAAAAGGGATTTCTGACAATAAAAATAAATTTATAAACGCAAGACTTTACTTTAAATTTGATAGAGCAGATATTATTGAAAAAGAAAAATATGTCGTAGCAAATGGATTTAATGGTCTTTTATTATGTATAAAAATAGACAAAGAGAAGTTTATAAACACTTTTGAAAGGATGCTTATGGAAAAATATAATAGTGGAGATGAGCACATAATTGATGTTTTGGAAAGAATGAAAGAAAGAAATATGTTTAATTCAGTTGAAGAAAGTGCGAGATATATTGCAAATAGGGATTATAATTGGTTAATAGGTAGATTAAAATATAAAGCAGGACTATTTAACTATTCTGGTCAAGGATATTGGTTATTACCATTAAAAACAAAAATGGAGATTACAAAAGGATTTGAAATAACTAATAACGAACTTATCGTTGATTTGGAAAATACAGAATTGTTTAAAAATTATCTAATATATGTAGATGTTAAAAATAATATAATAAGATACAATAAAAGCAGGTTATGTAAAAGTGGATATTCATTTGTGGATGAGGTAAGAAAACAGATGCACGATGATATATGTCCATGGTGTGGTGGAAAACTCAGATTGGTAAAAACCAAAAGAGGAGAGTTTTTAGGATGTTCAAACTATCCGAACTGTCTTTATAGGAGATTCTTAAAAAAATAA
- a CDS encoding flavodoxin family protein — protein MKIFGISGSPRLQGTHYAVNYALNYLKEKGCETKYFSVAGKEINFCKHCDYCIRKKEGCIYKDDMNEVYENLIWADGIIMGAPVYQGNITGQLKTLMDRCRAIVAKNPKVLSGKVGMGIAIGGDRNGGQEIALRTIHDFYIINEMIPVGGGSFGANLGATLWSKDKGKEGIVEDKEGLRVLRKTLNKFLNRVSEFKKA, from the coding sequence ATGAAAATCTTTGGTATAAGTGGAAGTCCAAGATTACAGGGCACTCACTATGCGGTGAATTACGCACTAAATTATTTAAAAGAAAAAGGATGCGAAACTAAGTATTTTTCAGTAGCGGGAAAAGAAATAAATTTCTGCAAACACTGTGATTACTGTATAAGAAAAAAAGAGGGCTGTATCTATAAGGATGACATGAATGAAGTTTATGAAAATTTAATATGGGCTGATGGTATAATAATGGGAGCTCCGGTTTATCAGGGAAATATCACCGGGCAGTTAAAAACATTAATGGATAGATGCAGGGCAATAGTTGCTAAAAATCCAAAGGTTTTAAGTGGTAAGGTTGGAATGGGCATAGCTATTGGAGGAGATAGGAATGGAGGACAGGAGATAGCTTTAAGAACAATTCACGATTTTTACATCATTAATGAGATGATTCCAGTAGGTGGAGGTTCATTTGGTGCAAATTTAGGTGCTACATTATGGTCAAAGGACAAAGGCAAAGAGGGTATTGTAGAGGATAAAGAAGGATTGAGGGTTTTAAGAAAAACATTAAATAAATTTTTAAATAGAGTATCTGAATTTAAAAAAGCATAA
- a CDS encoding SufB/SufD family protein encodes MLSKEKALKIKETAEKYRNVPAPYGEDINLEEYKIEKDGISIDSLTELDQEYKSELENIGIDIEEKSSAGSYLQINNKAVYSKTYSNIEMMPISEALKKYDLDDYFWNLVEIKDKYTARVALELTEGFFIRVPKGVKETIPLQTCLLIGEESSSQNVHNIIIVEEGAELNVITGCATSPHVKSGLHIGVSEFYVKKDAKLTYTMIHDWGENVHVRPRTGVYVEENGIFINNYVVLSKVKSIQSYPTVYCAGDNSKATFQTVAYGKGNSKMDMGTRAILSGKGSSADMISRTIVVDNAEIIARGHLVGESEDVKGHLECRGLILSDNAHLHAVPELEAKKTNLDLSHEAAVGKIAENQLMYLMSRGLTEDEATSLIIKGFLSVDISGLPPKLAKSVEQIMDMTLDGL; translated from the coding sequence ATGCTATCAAAAGAAAAAGCATTAAAAATAAAGGAAACCGCTGAAAAATATAGAAATGTTCCAGCACCATACGGAGAAGATATAAATCTTGAAGAATATAAAATAGAAAAAGATGGCATATCAATAGATTCATTGACTGAGCTCGACCAAGAGTATAAATCCGAACTTGAAAATATAGGTATCGATATTGAGGAGAAGAGCTCAGCAGGTTCATACTTGCAAATAAATAATAAGGCAGTTTATTCAAAAACATATTCAAACATTGAAATGATGCCAATTTCCGAGGCTCTTAAAAAATATGATTTGGATGATTACTTTTGGAATCTTGTTGAAATTAAGGATAAATACACAGCAAGAGTAGCATTGGAATTAACAGAAGGATTTTTCATAAGAGTTCCAAAGGGTGTTAAGGAAACTATACCACTTCAAACATGCCTTTTAATTGGTGAGGAGAGCTCATCTCAAAATGTTCATAATATCATCATTGTTGAAGAAGGGGCTGAATTGAATGTGATTACTGGATGTGCAACTTCTCCACATGTAAAATCAGGTCTTCATATTGGAGTTTCTGAATTTTATGTAAAAAAAGATGCAAAATTAACATATACTATGATACATGACTGGGGCGAAAATGTCCATGTTAGACCGAGAACTGGCGTATATGTTGAAGAAAATGGGATATTCATAAATAATTATGTGGTATTATCAAAGGTTAAATCTATCCAAAGTTATCCAACAGTCTATTGTGCAGGTGATAACTCAAAGGCAACCTTTCAAACTGTGGCTTATGGTAAAGGAAACTCAAAGATGGACATGGGAACAAGGGCTATATTATCGGGAAAAGGTAGCAGTGCAGATATGATTTCAAGAACTATTGTTGTAGATAATGCTGAAATAATAGCAAGAGGTCATCTCGTTGGAGAAAGTGAAGATGTAAAAGGACATTTGGAATGTAGAGGTTTAATTTTATCGGATAATGCACATCTTCATGCAGTTCCTGAATTAGAGGCTAAAAAAACAAACCTTGATTTATCGCATGAGGCAGCTGTTGGAAAAATTGCAGAAAATCAACTAATGTATTTAATGTCAAGGGGTTTAACAGAGGACGAGGCCACTTCATTGATTATAAAAGGATTTTTAAGCGTAGATATATCGGGACTTCCCCCAAAACTTGCAAAATCTGTTGAGCAAATAATGGATATGACTCTTGATGGATTGTAA
- a CDS encoding peroxiredoxin: protein MPVIGEKFPEVEVKTTQGTIKLPEHFKDKWFVLFSHPADFTPVCTTEFVAFQKRYDQFRELNAELIGLSIDQVFSHLKWIEWIKDNLDVDIEFPVIADDRGELAEILGMVSPYKGNNTVRAVFVVDDKGVIRAILYYPQETGRNIDEIIRLVKALQTSDKGVALPANWPNNDIFEDKVIVPPASTVEEMNSRKEAAKRGEIECLDWWLCCKKLE from the coding sequence ATGCCAGTAATAGGTGAGAAATTTCCTGAGGTAGAGGTTAAAACTACACAAGGAACTATAAAATTACCAGAACATTTTAAAGATAAGTGGTTTGTTTTATTCAGCCATCCTGCGGACTTCACCCCAGTTTGCACAACAGAGTTTGTGGCATTTCAAAAAAGATATGACCAATTCAGGGAGTTAAATGCTGAATTAATAGGATTAAGTATAGACCAGGTGTTCAGCCATTTAAAATGGATTGAATGGATAAAAGATAATTTAGATGTTGATATTGAATTCCCTGTAATAGCTGACGATAGGGGAGAATTGGCTGAAATATTAGGTATGGTAAGTCCATATAAAGGAAATAATACAGTTAGGGCAGTATTTGTTGTAGATGATAAGGGAGTTATTAGAGCAATATTGTATTATCCACAGGAAACTGGAAGAAATATAGATGAAATAATAAGACTTGTTAAAGCACTTCAAACTTCCGATAAAGGAGTAGCACTTCCAGCCAACTGGCCTAACAATGATATATTTGAGGATAAGGTAATAGTTCCACCTGCTTCCACAGTTGAAGAAATGAATAGTAGAAAAGAAGCAGCTAAAAGAGGAGAAATAGAATGCCTTGATTGGTGGCTTTGCTGTAAGAAGTTAGAATAA
- a CDS encoding FprA family A-type flavoprotein, which translates to MVVKIKEGVYWVGSVDWEVREFHGYETSKGSSYNSYIIKDEKNVLVDSAKHYMFEELIDGIKSVIDPKDIDYIVVNHAEKDHSGCIGKLVKLTGAKIITNEKGKEDLELQFNTEGWEFIIVDTGDEINIGKRTLKFIRTPMLHWPDNMVTYCIEDKILFSNDAFGQHVATSERFDYEVENIGELFEDAKEYFANILLPYKMLIPNTVNALKDLDIEYICPSHGVIWKEHIDEILNKYVEWSSEECKNKAVIAYSTMYNSTKKIAHAIGNGLSESGVEVKIYNISNTPMNTIMREILDAKYVLIGSPTLNSNVYPPVAMFLAYMEGLNPADGKIAAAFGSYGWMEIATDIIKKSFEKLNFKIVEDECLKCRFVPKEDYLKMCYEFGKKLSKIN; encoded by the coding sequence ATGGTTGTTAAAATAAAAGAGGGAGTATATTGGGTAGGTTCAGTAGATTGGGAAGTTAGAGAATTCCATGGATATGAAACTTCAAAAGGGAGCTCCTATAATTCATATATAATAAAGGATGAAAAAAATGTTTTAGTTGATTCTGCAAAACATTATATGTTTGAAGAACTTATCGATGGCATTAAGTCTGTAATCGACCCAAAGGATATTGATTATATAGTGGTAAATCATGCCGAAAAAGACCATAGTGGATGTATAGGAAAACTCGTTAAATTAACCGGTGCAAAGATTATTACGAATGAAAAAGGAAAGGAAGATTTAGAGCTCCAATTTAATACAGAAGGTTGGGAATTTATAATAGTGGATACAGGAGATGAGATAAACATTGGAAAAAGAACTTTAAAATTCATAAGAACTCCAATGCTTCATTGGCCCGATAATATGGTTACATACTGCATTGAGGATAAAATTTTATTTTCCAACGATGCATTTGGACAGCATGTAGCAACATCGGAAAGATTCGACTATGAAGTTGAAAATATCGGAGAACTTTTTGAAGATGCTAAGGAATATTTTGCAAATATATTATTGCCCTACAAAATGCTTATACCAAATACTGTAAATGCCTTAAAAGATTTGGATATTGAATATATTTGCCCATCCCACGGTGTTATATGGAAAGAACATATAGACGAAATATTAAACAAATATGTGGAATGGTCATCAGAAGAATGCAAAAATAAGGCTGTAATAGCTTACAGCACCATGTATAACTCCACCAAAAAAATAGCACATGCCATAGGAAATGGACTTTCTGAAAGTGGCGTCGAAGTAAAAATTTATAATATATCCAATACACCAATGAATACAATAATGAGAGAGATATTGGATGCAAAATATGTATTAATAGGTTCTCCAACATTAAATTCAAATGTCTATCCACCAGTTGCAATGTTTTTAGCATATATGGAAGGATTAAATCCAGCAGATGGAAAAATAGCAGCGGCATTTGGCTCTTATGGATGGATGGAGATAGCAACAGATATTATAAAAAAATCTTTTGAAAAATTAAACTTTAAAATTGTTGAAGATGAATGTTTAAAATGTAGATTTGTTCCAAAGGAAGATTATCTCAAAATGTGCTATGAATTTGGAAAAAAACTATCCAAAATTAATTAA
- a CDS encoding rubredoxin-like domain-containing protein, which yields MTWWKCSNCGYVFEAEKPPEKCPNCGEKCTFYDVTCYTPECGCKGYDPKLVGRPTNKESKL from the coding sequence ATGACTTGGTGGAAATGTTCCAACTGTGGATATGTATTTGAGGCTGAAAAACCGCCTGAAAAATGTCCAAATTGCGGTGAAAAATGTACTTTTTATGATGTAACCTGTTATACTCCTGAATGTGGATGTAAAGGTTATGACCCAAAATTAGTTGGAAGGCCTACAAATAAAGAGAGTAAGTTATAA
- a CDS encoding MTH865 family protein yields the protein MITTNHPLYEALKDIQDFKLKLVEFFKDKDVFPIKNKTELANALPCGISLPCGDIEAGELVKLMTDADFPIKSPDDLAMKLSNKCVIEKQEKKEL from the coding sequence ATGATAACAACAAACCATCCATTGTATGAGGCATTGAAAGATATTCAAGATTTTAAATTAAAATTAGTTGAATTTTTTAAGGATAAGGATGTATTTCCAATAAAAAATAAAACTGAATTAGCAAATGCACTGCCTTGTGGTATTTCATTACCTTGTGGAGATATTGAAGCGGGAGAATTGGTTAAATTAATGACTGATGCAGATTTTCCAATAAAAAGCCCTGATGATTTGGCAATGAAATTATCCAATAAATGCGTAATTGAAAAACAAGAAAAGAAAGAATTATAA
- a CDS encoding DsrE family protein yields MKNAFLIFSYMHNNKPNMAVMMHVLLFAKEMNEKGDNVKIIFEGEGVNWAKDLLNEDHPLSNHAKPLLNNFVVCEACANMFGVLDDIKGKLNIENDLFGHISLKKYLDEGYNIIEF; encoded by the coding sequence ATGAAAAATGCGTTTTTAATATTTTCTTATATGCACAATAATAAACCGAATATGGCAGTAATGATGCATGTATTGCTATTTGCTAAGGAGATGAATGAGAAGGGGGATAATGTGAAAATAATATTTGAAGGGGAAGGAGTTAATTGGGCTAAGGACTTACTAAATGAAGACCATCCATTGTCAAACCATGCTAAACCACTACTAAATAATTTTGTAGTTTGCGAAGCTTGTGCAAACATGTTTGGTGTATTGGATGATATAAAAGGCAAACTAAATATTGAAAATGATTTATTTGGCCATATAAGTTTAAAAAAATATCTGGATGAGGGTTATAATATAATAGAATTTTAA
- a CDS encoding ferritin, translating into MIKDNILKALNEQINKEFFSAYLYLSMSAYAESIGLKGFAQWLKVQYQEELDHAMKFYNYVIERGGKIELEAIDKPKNEWSSILEVFEDGYKHEQFISESINNIMDLAVSEKDYATINMLQWFIDEQVEEESSFLEIVDKLKLLDGDRRGLFMIDKDLGQRVYIPLIAQNQ; encoded by the coding sequence ATGATTAAAGACAATATCCTCAAAGCTTTAAATGAACAGATAAATAAAGAGTTCTTTTCGGCATATCTGTATTTATCCATGTCTGCTTATGCAGAATCCATAGGATTGAAGGGATTTGCCCAGTGGCTTAAAGTCCAATATCAAGAGGAGCTCGACCATGCCATGAAATTTTATAACTATGTTATAGAAAGGGGAGGTAAAATAGAATTGGAGGCCATAGATAAGCCAAAAAATGAATGGTCATCAATATTGGAAGTTTTTGAAGATGGATATAAACATGAGCAGTTTATTTCAGAATCTATCAATAACATAATGGATTTAGCAGTTTCTGAAAAGGATTATGCTACAATAAACATGCTTCAATGGTTTATAGATGAGCAGGTTGAGGAGGAATCTTCATTTTTGGAAATTGTGGATAAATTAAAGTTATTAGATGGGGACAGAAGAGGTCTGTTTATGATTGATAAAGATTTGGGACAAAGGGTTTATATTCCATTAATTGCTCAAAATCAATAA
- a CDS encoding thiamine pyrophosphate-binding protein, with product MEFTDTIINFLMKNNIKTVFSYPGEQIFPLYNKLNESPIKNIMVRHEQGALHMADGYSRITNHIGVCLATAGPGATNLMTGIATAYKDSSSVIAITGRCMRKYINKNYFQEIPLDFLNIYKGYFMNKPDIGYFINAFSETLNNKKPIHLNIPSDILKSKVKCLTEYDNNNDGIYNNTYNKYNRYNNSKNNKNNDKNNNYHKNEDKLGYKDIKGKIIKKHINIKDIKKPLLLIGQGIYGTLSYNDMSNINNILKECNIPIATTYPARGVIDENYKNCLGLVGRRGTFIANRYIVESDVIFSIGVSLSYNTIPESIRDKVLKKVINLDIKINDLSDIKNLIDGLNELYNDSSLNNSNKVMTTNTNNINNYYNNCDNNNTNKDNKGNIPNINNSLNFKLGDYSSKIKEILYNLPNDSIITTDAGNHTVFVSLLKKCVIPRNIISSHSMGTMGFGLPASIGVKFGCLDYNIDREVISINGDGGFQMNMQELATVSENNLKILIIIMKNSRLNVFGNIKNPDFNKIADAYDIDNVYIEDIDEIGGNIKYYLNNNKPYLMVVECENEGLPKPFI from the coding sequence ATGGAATTTACAGATACAATAATAAATTTTCTAATGAAAAATAATATAAAAACAGTTTTTTCATATCCTGGGGAACAGATTTTTCCATTATATAATAAATTAAATGAATCACCAATAAAAAATATAATGGTCAGACATGAACAGGGAGCTCTGCACATGGCTGATGGGTATAGTAGAATTACAAATCATATTGGAGTATGTTTAGCAACTGCGGGTCCTGGTGCTACAAATTTGATGACAGGCATTGCCACAGCATATAAGGACTCCTCATCTGTAATAGCCATCACTGGAAGATGCATGAGAAAATATATAAATAAAAATTATTTTCAAGAAATACCTTTGGATTTTTTAAATATATATAAAGGATATTTTATGAATAAACCAGACATAGGTTATTTCATAAATGCATTTTCTGAAACTTTAAATAATAAAAAACCTATCCATTTAAATATTCCAAGTGATATTCTTAAATCAAAGGTAAAGTGTCTCACTGAATATGACAATAATAATGACGGCATATATAACAATACCTATAATAAATACAATAGATATAATAACAGTAAAAATAATAAAAATAATGATAAAAATAACAACTATCATAAAAATGAGGATAAATTAGGATATAAGGATATAAAAGGTAAAATAATTAAAAAACATATTAATATAAAAGATATTAAAAAACCTTTGTTGCTTATAGGTCAAGGTATTTATGGAACATTATCCTACAATGATATGAGTAATATAAATAATATATTGAAGGAATGCAATATTCCAATTGCAACAACCTATCCTGCAAGAGGTGTTATTGACGAAAATTATAAGAATTGTTTAGGTTTAGTTGGAAGAAGGGGAACATTTATAGCAAATAGATATATCGTGGAAAGCGATGTTATATTTTCAATTGGTGTAAGCCTTTCATACAACACCATACCTGAAAGTATTAGGGATAAAGTTTTAAAAAAAGTAATTAATTTGGACATTAAAATTAATGATTTAAGTGATATTAAGAACTTAATTGATGGATTAAATGAGTTATACAATGATAGTTCATTAAATAATAGCAATAAGGTTATGACTACCAATACCAATAATATCAATAATTATTATAATAATTGTGATAATAACAATACAAATAAGGATAATAAAGGTAATATTCCCAATATTAATAATAGTCTAAATTTTAAATTAGGGGATTACTCTTCAAAAATCAAAGAGATACTATATAATTTACCCAATGATTCAATAATTACCACAGATGCTGGAAATCATACAGTCTTTGTATCATTATTAAAAAAATGTGTAATTCCAAGAAATATTATATCATCTCATAGCATGGGAACTATGGGATTTGGGCTTCCCGCTTCGATTGGAGTTAAATTTGGATGTTTGGATTATAATATCGATAGGGAGGTAATTTCCATCAATGGTGATGGCGGTTTCCAGATGAATATGCAGGAGCTCGCAACAGTATCAGAAAATAATCTAAAAATACTTATTATAATAATGAAAAATAGTAGATTAAATGTATTTGGTAATATAAAAAATCCAGATTTTAATAAAATAGCAGATGCCTACGATATTGATAATGTTTATATAGAAGATATCGATGAAATAGGAGGAAATATAAAATATTATTTAAACAATAACAAACCTTATCTTATGGTAGTTGAATGTGAAAATGAGGGGCTACCTAAACCTTTTATTTAA
- the sufC gene encoding Fe-S cluster assembly ATPase SufC, translating to MLKIENLCVKIGDKEVLKDINLNIGVGETHVLFGPNGAGKSTLINTILGNPKYEVVKGSIYFKGKDITNMPMYERAKLGMGISYQNPPAIPGVKLKNLLNIISNREWNEIEKMAEILNFNDFLEREVNVGFSGGEAKRSEILQIYAQNPDFIMFDEPDSGVDVENVELIGNLINELLDKNKIPSDREKSGLIITHMGHILNFMDVDRAHVLYDGIIACSGHPEEILDNIIEHGYERCVECYQKKKH from the coding sequence ATGTTAAAAATTGAAAACTTATGTGTTAAAATAGGGGATAAGGAAGTTTTAAAAGATATTAATTTAAATATTGGCGTTGGTGAAACGCATGTTTTATTTGGTCCAAATGGAGCAGGTAAATCTACATTGATAAATACCATATTGGGAAATCCAAAATATGAGGTTGTAAAGGGCAGTATTTATTTTAAAGGAAAGGATATTACCAACATGCCAATGTATGAGAGGGCAAAACTTGGAATGGGCATATCATATCAAAATCCGCCAGCAATTCCCGGAGTAAAGTTGAAAAATCTTCTAAATATTATCTCAAATAGAGAATGGAATGAAATTGAAAAGATGGCTGAAATATTGAATTTTAATGATTTTCTTGAAAGAGAAGTAAATGTTGGATTTTCGGGTGGTGAAGCAAAAAGGTCTGAGATACTCCAAATATATGCTCAAAATCCAGATTTTATCATGTTTGATGAGCCCGATAGCGGTGTAGATGTGGAAAATGTGGAATTAATTGGAAACCTCATAAACGAATTACTCGATAAAAATAAAATACCAAGTGATAGAGAAAAATCTGGTTTGATAATCACACACATGGGGCATATATTAAACTTTATGGATGTAGATAGAGCTCATGTTCTCTATGATGGAATTATAGCTTGTTCAGGTCATCCAGAAGAAATCCTTGACAACATAATTGAACATGGATATGAGAGGTGTGTAGAATGCTATCAAAAGAAAAAGCATTAA
- a CDS encoding thioredoxin family protein, giving the protein MLIEVITSPQCPHCPAAKRVVEEVVKKVSCDDIEVKYIDATEDEGTVKKYNIMAVPTIVIDEEVAFIGAPSSEELEKYLREKLNR; this is encoded by the coding sequence ATGTTGATTGAAGTAATTACCTCTCCTCAATGTCCTCACTGTCCCGCAGCTAAAAGGGTAGTTGAAGAAGTTGTAAAAAAGGTAAGTTGTGATGATATCGAAGTAAAATATATAGATGCAACAGAAGACGAAGGAACTGTGAAAAAATACAATATAATGGCGGTTCCAACTATCGTTATAGATGAAGAGGTAGCATTTATAGGGGCTCCTTCAAGTGAAGAGTTGGAAAAATATCTAAGAGAAAAATTAAATAGGTGA
- the afpA gene encoding archaeoflavoprotein AfpA, whose product MVKIAWGITGCGDKIEEIVKLMIDLKNKYNLDIDIYASKSAKVVLKWYKLWNLLIDEFYDIRVEVDANSPFLPGKLQTGKYDIFIVAPTTANTVAKVAHCIADTLITNSIAQGIKAKVPTYIYPPDNKIGEIETIIPGGKTLKLYIRKEDVENVNKLRKMNGITVLDSVDEIKDVILKYVKSEKS is encoded by the coding sequence ATGGTAAAAATCGCATGGGGCATTACAGGATGCGGAGATAAAATAGAGGAAATAGTTAAATTAATGATTGATTTAAAAAATAAATATAATTTGGATATTGATATATATGCATCAAAAAGTGCCAAAGTTGTTTTAAAATGGTATAAACTCTGGAATTTGTTAATAGATGAGTTTTATGATATAAGGGTTGAAGTAGATGCAAATTCTCCCTTTTTGCCGGGAAAACTTCAAACTGGAAAATATGATATATTTATTGTAGCTCCAACTACTGCAAACACCGTAGCAAAGGTGGCACATTGTATTGCCGATACCCTTATTACAAATTCAATTGCTCAGGGTATTAAAGCTAAGGTTCCAACATATATATATCCGCCAGATAATAAAATAGGAGAGATTGAAACAATAATTCCCGGTGGAAAAACTTTAAAGTTATATATTAGAAAGGAAGATGTAGAAAATGTTAATAAATTAAGAAAGATGAATGGCATAACGGTCTTGGATAGTGTGGATGAAATTAAAGATGTTATTCTGAAATATGTTAAAAGTGAGAAAAGTTAG